Proteins from one Ricinus communis isolate WT05 ecotype wild-type chromosome 9, ASM1957865v1, whole genome shotgun sequence genomic window:
- the LOC125371064 gene encoding sugar transport protein 8-like — protein sequence MAAVDIERGGGAGGKFPWKKQIYVFFCWIFAAFGGLMFGYDIGISGGVTAMDDFLIKFFPSVYHRKLHAREDNYCKYNDQLLQLFTSSLYIAAIFSSFAA from the coding sequence ATGGCAGCAGTAGATATAGAGAGAGGTGGTGGTGCTGGTGGGAAATTCCCATggaagaaacaaatttatgtgTTCTTCTGTTGGATTTTTGCAGCCTTTGGTGGGCTAATGTTCGGTTACGACATTGGGATTTCAGGTGGAGTGACAGCCATGGATGACTTTCTCATCAAATTCTTTCCATCTGTTTATCACAGAAAACTTCATGCCAGGGAAGACAATTATTGCAAATACAACGATCAGCTTCTTCAGCTTTTTACATCTTCACTTTATATAGCTGCTATCTTTTCCAGCTTTGCTGCATAG
- the LOC8271142 gene encoding sugar transport protein 8, which yields MLIIGRILLGVGVGFGNEAVPLFLSEIAPVHQRGAVNILFQLLVTVGILFANLVNYGTAKLHPYGYRVSLGLAGLPAVFLFFGSLIITDTPTSLIERGKEDEGYQALEKIRDLSDVDFEFKQIQSACDVSRQVKTPFWNVFKRPSRPPLVIGILMQVFQQFTGINAIMFYAPVLFQTVGFKDDASLLSSVITGIVNVLSTSVSVYAVDKFGRRKLLLQACVQMFISQVAIGLILLLKLTASGSLSKLLAGIVVGLVCLYVMSFAWSWGPLGWLIPSETFPLETRTYGFAFAVSSNMLCTFIIAQAFLSMMCSMQAYIFFFFAGCILVMGLFVWKLLPETKNVPIDLMVEEVWKKHPFWSRFMD from the coding sequence ATGTTAATCATTGGCAGGATTCTCCTTGGTGTCGGTGTAGGATTTGGCAATGAGGCTGTTCCTCTATTCTTATCAGAGATTGCACCTGTTCACCAGCGTGGGGCTGTCAACATTCTGTTCCAGCTTTTGGTTACTGTAGGAATTCTATTCGCAAATCTCGTCAACTATGGAACTGCAAAGTTGCATCCGTATGGTTATAGAGTCTCCTTGGGGCTTGCAGGCTTGCCGGCCGTGTTCCTTTTTTTTGGCTCTTTAATCATAACTGACACACCAACAAGCCTAATTGAGCGCGGAAAAGAAGACGAAGGATATCAAGCTCTCGAGAAGATTAGAGACCTCAGTGATGTTGACTTTGAATTCAAACAAATTCAATCTGCCTGTGATGTATCCCGACAAGTCAAGACTCCATTCTGGAATGTCTTCAAACGCCCAAGCCGTCCACCTCTAGTTATAGGCATCTTGATGCAAGTGTTTCAGCAGTTTACAGGAATCAATGCTATAATGTTCTACGCCCCTGTTTTATTCCAAACTGTTGGATTCAAGGATGATGCCTCCCTTTTGTCTTCTGTGATCACTGGAATTGTGAATGTCCTAAGCACTTCGGTATCGGTTTATGCTGTGGACAAGTTTGGAAGGAGGAAACTGCTACTTCAAGCATGCGTGCAAATGTTTATTAGTCAGGTGGCAATTGGGCTTATTTTGCTACTAAAACTGACAGCATCAGGCTCACTTTCAAAATTACTGGCAGGAATCGTTGTGGGGCTTGTGTGCTTGTACGTTATGTCATTCGCATGGTCATGGGGTCCTCTCGGATGGTTGATACCAAGTGAAACATTCCCTCTAGAGACAAGAACTTATGGATTTGCATTTGCAGTTAGCTCGAACATGCTCTGCACTTTCATTATTGCTCAGGCCTTCTTATCAATGATGTGTAGTATGCAGGCCtacatatttttcttcttcgcTGGCTGCATACTTGTCATGGGGCTCTTCGTGTGGAAATTGTTGCCGGAGACCAAGAATGTTCCAATTGATCTCATGGTGGAAGAAGTCTGGAAGAAACATCCATTCTGGAGTAGATTCATGGATTAA